In the Gossypium raimondii isolate GPD5lz chromosome 9, ASM2569854v1, whole genome shotgun sequence genome, one interval contains:
- the LOC105798463 gene encoding origin of replication complex subunit 2, whose protein sequence is METEQADSHKMDFNATEEEEFGFSRNYFLAKEMGSSGKKSARKLSDINVVDEQELREASANIEPKHQNDIADLINSYKSLYPKWVFNLRCGFGLLMYESEVHFYSSICS, encoded by the exons ATGGAAACTGAGCAAGCGGATTCTCACAAAATGGATTTTAACGCGACGGAGGAAGAGGAATTTGGATTCTCAAGAAACTATTTCTTAGCAAAAGAAATGGGCAGTTCTGGGAAGAAATCTGCTCGTAAACTCAGTGATATCAACGTCGTTGACGAACAG GAACTTAGAGAAGCTTCAGCTAATATTGAACCAAAGCATCAAAACGACATTGCAGATTTAATAAATAGTTACAAAAGTTTATACCCAAAATGGGTTTTTAATCTCAG atgtGGTTTTGGTCTTCTAATGTATGAATCAGAAGTGCATTTCTATTCTTCTATTTGTAGTTAA